A genome region from Diorhabda carinulata isolate Delta chromosome 2, icDioCari1.1, whole genome shotgun sequence includes the following:
- the LOC130903985 gene encoding homeotic protein spalt-major-like isoform X2, with protein MSRRKQARPIRLLEDEDPTAPAVFPSAPNKNDPANHTETEVSAEPVAPEELPEVLMCQRCQEQFTDVQEYLTHKEECDKKAIKHDDPAHSDPEDMVVSEDDDDDEETGNKGIEKMRRNRQDAANNNSVEEHSPDAESQRLGFPFPLSAAPGHVTLEALQNTKVAVAQFAATAMANNADNEAALQELAVLQSTLFTLQHQQVLQLQLINQLQHQLQIDRTKGDEEETAATSPSASENVDESEQNQSGCSPPPQALPTSREPTPASLPPVMPPNVQPSPAAEPPSPEVSVPSSMAQQIQPPMCSISSSLASTIITHNDEQILEEPNTLEMLQKRAQEVLDNASQGLLATNLADELAFRRSKGSMSPYESKGRNEPFFKHRCRYCGKVFGSDSALQIHIRSHTGERPYKCNVCGSRFTTKGNLKVHFQRHSQKFPHIKMNPNPVPEHLDKYHPPLLAQLGQQSSLSPGGPPHHPHLGFPTGPHFPPTSLPLFRPQVPQPTDVVVGNQIPPSPHRLLDHPPRLFPPHPLFLKREEQETPADLSKPPRSPSPVEDKMHSPEREDKREKDSVEETKPVLNTHSQIITPKQETNLTDNENEHEPYSSSLHYDDCSNSSKYSNEDLLEPRSPPGGEPNENVQDEPENLSSRNNSITGPLSISTGQRLPANFSFGNTSSPPSSTSSGSLGHFPINYLPDITKDPSIYTNLLPRPGSNDNSWESLIEVTKTSETSKLQQLVDNIEHKLSDPNQCVICHRVLSCKSALQMHYRTHTGERPFRCKICGRAFTTKGNLKTHMGVHRAKPPMRVLHQCPVCHKKFTNALVLQQHIRLHTGEPTDLTPEQIQAAEIKDFPSPGGFPGLPNSIHPFLNQGFAAPGLSPLGHSGMPLNMRCDRDIKSEHGSMDDDEDDDDDDAMSTCDNPQIPPFSSSPSDVQNVGMPASQFSGSGLSCSAEDLCSNRTTTPPPLQNGDKSPSQSGVTSPGSADLRSSPNNTSVQIPRPPSSQQASSPAPSDNSIGALDLTPRNQPPITSPGPLTPSGAPSMFPSFGLLPSGGQSPLMSSALSSLTSSVLTSTSFSPLRLAVGPIGALGRGNTTCNLCFKTFACNSALEIHYRSHTKERPFKCTVCERGFSTKDGCQCTQRRIQEEVEHLRAQNQKSSLFNSVPSVFCLPMTPGYASSRTKKAGNMKQHMLTHKIRDMPPHMFDNKPPNMNSEDSTPLPPSLPKMEPPSDNEQPQTQNPLQPPQVLQPPQVPSQPEKHELESQQIKREPTETELPLPKRPPSLQSSKHLCHVCNKNFSSSSALQIHMRTHTGDKPFRCTVCQKAFTTKGNLKVHMGTHMWSNGASRRGRRMSLDLPPIPMTPKDSEFLQRRPDLFYPYLPAPFLNGMQQKLNEISLVQNNHNGLTGAGKYSGLLGFGYPPPESLRSQASSPERSERPPSHEPDTRGLWDLHFERKSAADAPREDLLTPTANREGLAA; from the exons cCGAACCCGTTGCTCCCGAAGAACTACCTGAAGTACTAATGTGTCAACGATGCCAGGAACAATTCACAGATGTACAAGAATATTTAACACACAAAGAAGAGTGCGacaaaaaagctataaaacACGATGACCCAGCTCATTCAGATCCGGAAGATATGGTGGTATCAGAAGACGACGATGACGATGAAGAAACGGGTAATAAAGGTATAGAAAAGATGCGGAGAAATCGACAAGACGCCGCTAATAATAATAGCGTCGAAGAACATTCTCCGGATGCCGAAAGTCAAAGATTAGGTTTCCCGTTTCCTCTATCGGCGGCACCAGGTCATGTGACGTTGGAAGCTTTGCAGAATACCAAAGTAGCCGTAGCTCAATTCGCGGCAACGGCTATGGCAAACAACGCCGATAACGAAGCAGCATTACAAGAATTAGCTGTTCTACAATCGACTTTATTCACCTTACAACACCAACAAGTATTACAGCTACAGCTTATCAATCAACTCCAACATCAGCTTCAAATAGATAGAACCAAAGGAGATGAAGAAGAAACAGCTGCCACTTCACCTTCGGCATCCGAAAATGTTGATGAAAGTGAACAAAATCAATCGGGATGTTCACCACCACCTCAAGCTTTACCTACATCTCGCGAACCGACTCCAGCTTCCCTACCTCCAGTTATGCCGCCTAACGTGCAACCTTCACCAGCTGCCGAACCTCCATCGCCGGAAGTTTCGGTTCCATCGTCGATGGCTCAGCAAATTCAACCTCCGATGTGTTCGATATCTTCGTCATTAGCGTCCACAATTATAACGCATAACGATGAACAAATATTAGAAGAACCGAATACGTTGGAAATGTTGCAAAAACGAGCTCAAGAAGTATTAGATAATGCCAGCCAAGGTTTATTAGCTACCAATTTAGCAGACGAATTAGCATTTAGAAGGAGTAAGGGATCTATGTCGCCGTATGAATCGAAAGGTAGAAACGAACCGTTCTTCAAACACCGTTGTAGATATTGTGGTAAAGTGTTCGGTTCCGATTCGGCCCTTCAAATACATATCCGCTCGCATACCGGTGAACGCCCTTACAAATGTAACGTATGTGGAAGTCGTTTCACTACTAAAGGCAATTTGAAAGTGCATTTTCAAAGACACAGTCAAAAATTTCCGCATATCAAAATGAATCCTAATCCCGTACCCGAACATCTTGATAAATATCATCCACCTTTATTAGCACAGCTAGGACAACAATCTTCTTTATCTCCCGGAGGACCGCCGCATCATCCTCACCTTGGATTTCCGACAGGTCCTCATTTCCCGCCAACTTCATTACCATTATTCAGACCTCAAGTTCCACAACCTACCGACGTAGTAGTCGGAAATCAAATCCCACCTTCGCCTCATAGACTTTTAGATCATCCACCAAGATTATTTCCACCTCACCcgttgtttttaaaaagagaagaaCAGGAAACGCCCGCCGATTTAAGCAAACCTCCACGATCTCCATCGCCCGTAGAAGATAAAATGCATTCGCCAGAACGAGAAGATAAGAGAGAAAAAGATTCCGTAGAAGAAACCAAACCCGTACTTAATACTCACTCACAAATAATAACACCGAAACAAGAAACGAATTTAACCGACAATGAAAACGAACACGAACCGTATTCGTCTTCATTACATTACGACGATTGTAGTAATAGTAGCAAATATTCTAACGAAGATCTTTTAGAACCGAGAAGTCCACCGGGAGGTGAACCGAACGAAAACGTTCAAGACGAACCAGAAAATTTATCGAGCAGAAATAATTCCATAACTGGTCCATTAAGCATATCAACCGGACAAAGATTACCGGCGAATTTTTCTTTCGGTAATACAAGTTCACCACCGAGCAGTACCTCTTCAGGAAGTCTAGGACATTTCCCTATCAATTATTTACCAGATATCACCAAGGATCCATCCATTTACACGAATCTATTACCCAGACCGGGTAGTAACGACAACTCGTGGGAGAGTTTGATCGAAGTTACGAAAACTTCGGAAACCAGTAAATTACAACAACTAGTAGATAATATAGAACACAAATTATCAGATCCTAATCAATGTGTGATATGTCATCGAGTATTATCCTGCAAAAGCGCTCTCCAGATGCACTACAGGACACACACGGGCGAACGCCCTTTCAGGTGCAAAATTTGTGGACGAGCTTTCACGACCAAAGGTAATCTGAAGACTCACATGGGTGTTCATCGTGCTAAACCTCCGATGAGAGTATTGCATCAATGTCCCGTTTGCCATAAAAAATTCACGAACGCTTTGGTGCTTCAACAACATATCCGCCTCCACACTGGAGAACCGACAGATCTCACTCCAGAACAAATCCAAGCAGCCGAAATCAAAGATTTTCCTTCCCCTGGTGGGTTTCCGGGCCTTCCGAATTCCATACATCCATTCCTTAATCAAGGTTTTGCCGCTCCGGGACTTTCCCCGTTAGGCCATTCCGGTATGCCTCTCAATATGCGATGTGACCGAGATATCAAATCTGAGCATGGTAGTATGGACGATGATGAAGATGACGACGACGACGATGCGATGAGTACGTGCGATAATCCTCAAATACCTCCGTTTTCCTCATCGCCTTCGGATGTTCAAAATGTCGGAATGCCGGCGTCGCAATTTTCTGGAAGTGGGCTCAGTTGTTCAGCGGAAGATTTGTGCTCTAATAGAACGACTACGCCACCTCCGCTTCAAAACGGCGATAAATCTCCAAGTCAATCCGGAGTTACTAGTCCCGGAAGTGCCGATTTACGATCTTCTCCTAATAATACGTCCGTCCAG ATTCCACGTCCTCCGTCTTCACAACAAGCCAGTAGTCCGGCACCATCTGACAATTCTATAGGTGCTCTTGATTTAACACCGAGGAATCAACCTCCGATTACGAGTCCCGGACCACTAACACCCAGTGGTGCTCCTTCGATGTTTCCTTCGTTTGGGCTTTTACCTTCTGGCGGTCAATCACCGTTGATGTCATCGGCATTATCATCACTTACATCGTCAGTTCTAACGTCGACGTCGTTCAGTCCTTTGAGGTTAGCTGTCGGACCTATCGGAGCGTTAG GACGTGGGAACACAACCTGTAACTTATGCTTCAAGACTTTCGCTTGTAACTCTGCACTTGAAATCCACTACAGAAGCCATACCAAAGAAAGACCCTTTAAATGCACCGTTTGTGAAAGAGGATTCTCGACAAAG GATGGTTGTCAATGTACGCAGAGGCGTATCCAGGAGGAAGTAGAACACTTGAGAGCGCAAAATCAAAAATCGTCACTGTTCAACTCCGTTCCTTCAGTATTTTGCTTACCGATGACGCCTGGATACGCCTCATCAAGGACTAAAAAGGCG GGTAACATGAAACAACACATGCTAACACATAAAATACGAGATATGCCGCCTCACATGTTCGACAATAAACCGCCTAATATGAATAGTGAGGATAGTACACCGTTACCTCCAAGTTTACCTAAAATGGAACCTCCAAGTGATAACGAACAACCCCAAACTCAAAACCCTCTACAACCTCCTCAAGTACTTCAGCCGCCTCAGGTACCATCGCAACCGGAGAAACATGAGCTGGAATCGCAGCAAATCAAAAGAGAACCCACTGAGACTGAACTACCTTTACCTAAACGCCCTCCCA GCTTACAATCAAGTAAGCATTTGTGCCACGTGTGCAATAAGAACTTCTCTTCGAGTTCAGCCCTGCAGATTCACATGAGGACCCACACGGGAGACAAACCCTTCAGATGTACAGTATGCCAGAAGGCGTTCACCACCAAGGGTAATCTCAAG GTTCACATGGGAACTCATATGTGGAGCAACGGGGCATCTCGAAGAGGTCGCCGCATGTCTCTCGATCTACCTCCCATTCCCATGACACCCAAGGATTCAGAATTTCTCCAGCGGAGACCAGATCTCTTCTACCCGTACCTACCGGCTCCATTCCTTAACGGAATGCAACAAAAG CTAAACGAAATATCTCTAGTCCAGAATAATCACAACGGACTAACGGGAGCGGGTAAATATAGTGGCCTCTTAGGCTTTGGTTATCCGCCACCGGAATCCTTAAGATCTCAGGCGAGTTCTCCCGAACGCTCCGAGAGACCGCCCAGCCACGAACCCGACACCAGAGGTCTTTGGGATCTTCATTTCGAAAGGAAAAGCGCAGCCGATGCGCCTAGAGAAGATCTTCTAACACCAACAGCTAACAGGGAGGGGTTGGCTGCCTGA
- the LOC130903985 gene encoding homeotic protein spalt-major-like isoform X5, translated as MSRRKQARPIRLLEDEDPTAPAVFPSAPNKNDPANHTETEVSAEPVAPEELPEVLMCQRCQEQFTDVQEYLTHKEECDKKAIKHDDPAHSDPEDMVVSEDDDDDEETGNKGIEKMRRNRQDAANNNSVEEHSPDAESQRLGFPFPLSAAPGHVTLEALQNTKVAVAQFAATAMANNADNEAALQELAVLQSTLFTLQHQQVLQLQLINQLQHQLQIDRTKGDEEETAATSPSASENVDESEQNQSGCSPPPQALPTSREPTPASLPPVMPPNVQPSPAAEPPSPEVSVPSSMAQQIQPPMCSISSSLASTIITHNDEQILEEPNTLEMLQKRAQEVLDNASQGLLATNLADELAFRRSKGSMSPYESKGRNEPFFKHRCRYCGKVFGSDSALQIHIRSHTGERPYKCNVCGSRFTTKGNLKVHFQRHSQKFPHIKMNPNPVPEHLDKYHPPLLAQLGQQSSLSPGGPPHHPHLGFPTGPHFPPTSLPLFRPQVPQPTDVVVGNQIPPSPHRLLDHPPRLFPPHPLFLKREEQETPADLSKPPRSPSPVEDKMHSPEREDKREKDSVEETKPVLNTHSQIITPKQETNLTDNENEHEPYSSSLHYDDCSNSSKYSNEDLLEPRSPPGGEPNENVQDEPENLSSRNNSITGPLSISTGQRLPANFSFGNTSSPPSSTSSGSLGHFPINYLPDITKDPSIYTNLLPRPGSNDNSWESLIEVTKTSETSKLQQLVDNIEHKLSDPNQCVICHRVLSCKSALQMHYRTHTGERPFRCKICGRAFTTKGNLKTHMGVHRAKPPMRVLHQCPVCHKKFTNALVLQQHIRLHTGEPTDLTPEQIQAAEIKDFPSPGGFPGLPNSIHPFLNQGFAAPGLSPLGHSGMPLNMRCDRDIKSEHGSMDDDEDDDDDDAMSTCDNPQIPPFSSSPSDVQNVGMPASQFSGSGLSCSAEDLCSNRTTTPPPLQNGDKSPSQSGVTSPGSADLRSSPNNTSVQIPRPPSSQQASSPAPSDNSIGALDLTPRNQPPITSPGPLTPSGAPSMFPSFGLLPSGGQSPLMSSALSSLTSSVLTSTSFSPLRLAVGPIGALGRGNTTCNLCFKTFACNSALEIHYRSHTKERPFKCTVCERGFSTKGNMKQHMLTHKIRDMPPHMFDNKPPNMNSEDSTPLPPSLPKMEPPSDNEQPQTQNPLQPPQVLQPPQVPSQPEKHELESQQIKREPTETELPLPKRPPSLQSSKHLCHVCNKNFSSSSALQIHMRTHTGDKPFRCTVCQKAFTTKGNLKVHMGTHMWSNGASRRGRRMSLDLPPIPMTPKDSEFLQRRPDLFYPYLPAPFLNGMQQKLNEISLVQNNHNGLTGAGKYSGLLGFGYPPPESLRSQASSPERSERPPSHEPDTRGLWDLHFERKSAADAPREDLLTPTANREGLAA; from the exons cCGAACCCGTTGCTCCCGAAGAACTACCTGAAGTACTAATGTGTCAACGATGCCAGGAACAATTCACAGATGTACAAGAATATTTAACACACAAAGAAGAGTGCGacaaaaaagctataaaacACGATGACCCAGCTCATTCAGATCCGGAAGATATGGTGGTATCAGAAGACGACGATGACGATGAAGAAACGGGTAATAAAGGTATAGAAAAGATGCGGAGAAATCGACAAGACGCCGCTAATAATAATAGCGTCGAAGAACATTCTCCGGATGCCGAAAGTCAAAGATTAGGTTTCCCGTTTCCTCTATCGGCGGCACCAGGTCATGTGACGTTGGAAGCTTTGCAGAATACCAAAGTAGCCGTAGCTCAATTCGCGGCAACGGCTATGGCAAACAACGCCGATAACGAAGCAGCATTACAAGAATTAGCTGTTCTACAATCGACTTTATTCACCTTACAACACCAACAAGTATTACAGCTACAGCTTATCAATCAACTCCAACATCAGCTTCAAATAGATAGAACCAAAGGAGATGAAGAAGAAACAGCTGCCACTTCACCTTCGGCATCCGAAAATGTTGATGAAAGTGAACAAAATCAATCGGGATGTTCACCACCACCTCAAGCTTTACCTACATCTCGCGAACCGACTCCAGCTTCCCTACCTCCAGTTATGCCGCCTAACGTGCAACCTTCACCAGCTGCCGAACCTCCATCGCCGGAAGTTTCGGTTCCATCGTCGATGGCTCAGCAAATTCAACCTCCGATGTGTTCGATATCTTCGTCATTAGCGTCCACAATTATAACGCATAACGATGAACAAATATTAGAAGAACCGAATACGTTGGAAATGTTGCAAAAACGAGCTCAAGAAGTATTAGATAATGCCAGCCAAGGTTTATTAGCTACCAATTTAGCAGACGAATTAGCATTTAGAAGGAGTAAGGGATCTATGTCGCCGTATGAATCGAAAGGTAGAAACGAACCGTTCTTCAAACACCGTTGTAGATATTGTGGTAAAGTGTTCGGTTCCGATTCGGCCCTTCAAATACATATCCGCTCGCATACCGGTGAACGCCCTTACAAATGTAACGTATGTGGAAGTCGTTTCACTACTAAAGGCAATTTGAAAGTGCATTTTCAAAGACACAGTCAAAAATTTCCGCATATCAAAATGAATCCTAATCCCGTACCCGAACATCTTGATAAATATCATCCACCTTTATTAGCACAGCTAGGACAACAATCTTCTTTATCTCCCGGAGGACCGCCGCATCATCCTCACCTTGGATTTCCGACAGGTCCTCATTTCCCGCCAACTTCATTACCATTATTCAGACCTCAAGTTCCACAACCTACCGACGTAGTAGTCGGAAATCAAATCCCACCTTCGCCTCATAGACTTTTAGATCATCCACCAAGATTATTTCCACCTCACCcgttgtttttaaaaagagaagaaCAGGAAACGCCCGCCGATTTAAGCAAACCTCCACGATCTCCATCGCCCGTAGAAGATAAAATGCATTCGCCAGAACGAGAAGATAAGAGAGAAAAAGATTCCGTAGAAGAAACCAAACCCGTACTTAATACTCACTCACAAATAATAACACCGAAACAAGAAACGAATTTAACCGACAATGAAAACGAACACGAACCGTATTCGTCTTCATTACATTACGACGATTGTAGTAATAGTAGCAAATATTCTAACGAAGATCTTTTAGAACCGAGAAGTCCACCGGGAGGTGAACCGAACGAAAACGTTCAAGACGAACCAGAAAATTTATCGAGCAGAAATAATTCCATAACTGGTCCATTAAGCATATCAACCGGACAAAGATTACCGGCGAATTTTTCTTTCGGTAATACAAGTTCACCACCGAGCAGTACCTCTTCAGGAAGTCTAGGACATTTCCCTATCAATTATTTACCAGATATCACCAAGGATCCATCCATTTACACGAATCTATTACCCAGACCGGGTAGTAACGACAACTCGTGGGAGAGTTTGATCGAAGTTACGAAAACTTCGGAAACCAGTAAATTACAACAACTAGTAGATAATATAGAACACAAATTATCAGATCCTAATCAATGTGTGATATGTCATCGAGTATTATCCTGCAAAAGCGCTCTCCAGATGCACTACAGGACACACACGGGCGAACGCCCTTTCAGGTGCAAAATTTGTGGACGAGCTTTCACGACCAAAGGTAATCTGAAGACTCACATGGGTGTTCATCGTGCTAAACCTCCGATGAGAGTATTGCATCAATGTCCCGTTTGCCATAAAAAATTCACGAACGCTTTGGTGCTTCAACAACATATCCGCCTCCACACTGGAGAACCGACAGATCTCACTCCAGAACAAATCCAAGCAGCCGAAATCAAAGATTTTCCTTCCCCTGGTGGGTTTCCGGGCCTTCCGAATTCCATACATCCATTCCTTAATCAAGGTTTTGCCGCTCCGGGACTTTCCCCGTTAGGCCATTCCGGTATGCCTCTCAATATGCGATGTGACCGAGATATCAAATCTGAGCATGGTAGTATGGACGATGATGAAGATGACGACGACGACGATGCGATGAGTACGTGCGATAATCCTCAAATACCTCCGTTTTCCTCATCGCCTTCGGATGTTCAAAATGTCGGAATGCCGGCGTCGCAATTTTCTGGAAGTGGGCTCAGTTGTTCAGCGGAAGATTTGTGCTCTAATAGAACGACTACGCCACCTCCGCTTCAAAACGGCGATAAATCTCCAAGTCAATCCGGAGTTACTAGTCCCGGAAGTGCCGATTTACGATCTTCTCCTAATAATACGTCCGTCCAG ATTCCACGTCCTCCGTCTTCACAACAAGCCAGTAGTCCGGCACCATCTGACAATTCTATAGGTGCTCTTGATTTAACACCGAGGAATCAACCTCCGATTACGAGTCCCGGACCACTAACACCCAGTGGTGCTCCTTCGATGTTTCCTTCGTTTGGGCTTTTACCTTCTGGCGGTCAATCACCGTTGATGTCATCGGCATTATCATCACTTACATCGTCAGTTCTAACGTCGACGTCGTTCAGTCCTTTGAGGTTAGCTGTCGGACCTATCGGAGCGTTAG GACGTGGGAACACAACCTGTAACTTATGCTTCAAGACTTTCGCTTGTAACTCTGCACTTGAAATCCACTACAGAAGCCATACCAAAGAAAGACCCTTTAAATGCACCGTTTGTGAAAGAGGATTCTCGACAAAG GGTAACATGAAACAACACATGCTAACACATAAAATACGAGATATGCCGCCTCACATGTTCGACAATAAACCGCCTAATATGAATAGTGAGGATAGTACACCGTTACCTCCAAGTTTACCTAAAATGGAACCTCCAAGTGATAACGAACAACCCCAAACTCAAAACCCTCTACAACCTCCTCAAGTACTTCAGCCGCCTCAGGTACCATCGCAACCGGAGAAACATGAGCTGGAATCGCAGCAAATCAAAAGAGAACCCACTGAGACTGAACTACCTTTACCTAAACGCCCTCCCA GCTTACAATCAAGTAAGCATTTGTGCCACGTGTGCAATAAGAACTTCTCTTCGAGTTCAGCCCTGCAGATTCACATGAGGACCCACACGGGAGACAAACCCTTCAGATGTACAGTATGCCAGAAGGCGTTCACCACCAAGGGTAATCTCAAG GTTCACATGGGAACTCATATGTGGAGCAACGGGGCATCTCGAAGAGGTCGCCGCATGTCTCTCGATCTACCTCCCATTCCCATGACACCCAAGGATTCAGAATTTCTCCAGCGGAGACCAGATCTCTTCTACCCGTACCTACCGGCTCCATTCCTTAACGGAATGCAACAAAAG CTAAACGAAATATCTCTAGTCCAGAATAATCACAACGGACTAACGGGAGCGGGTAAATATAGTGGCCTCTTAGGCTTTGGTTATCCGCCACCGGAATCCTTAAGATCTCAGGCGAGTTCTCCCGAACGCTCCGAGAGACCGCCCAGCCACGAACCCGACACCAGAGGTCTTTGGGATCTTCATTTCGAAAGGAAAAGCGCAGCCGATGCGCCTAGAGAAGATCTTCTAACACCAACAGCTAACAGGGAGGGGTTGGCTGCCTGA